In Bacillus rossius redtenbacheri isolate Brsri chromosome 9 unlocalized genomic scaffold, Brsri_v3 Brsri_v3_scf9_2, whole genome shotgun sequence, one DNA window encodes the following:
- the LOC134543196 gene encoding LOW QUALITY PROTEIN: actin-binding protein WASF3-like (The sequence of the model RefSeq protein was modified relative to this genomic sequence to represent the inferred CDS: deleted 1 base in 1 codon): MPLPKRVVEPVHVSRGTIPDDFPLPSELEAVTNGTLANTVRQLSSLSRHAEDLFGELAREAHGLVARASGLQARIDRLAVKVTQLDSNVEEVSLQDIHMRKAFKSAVVFDQQVVSRDTMPTAMLEMYQTCDKPPPLDKLNCYREDGKDGLKFYTDANYFFELWRQEMIKDTERMMIDRGKKPHRTRAEGGGGRHKKRVRQPQNTREHQRQLAVRHGEYIMPQNIHYRTPQNMIVVDDGLVPVGMVQTDQRPPRPSSIELRRSYPEEGQCPCALPAAVYSPRHAAPLSPTDPSHYRATGYDDSLYQAQQLQLQQQQIYAAAQGMTLVDGYPTPNNLTPSRSSAARIASQRPTQPPPAPPSNNSSNSTPTMSSTNGTPTRSRSMSTGRETLPPPPPPPVETMNGPLPPHLRQSREASPAHSTPTPPSTQTPEPPPVDLPPPPPTPESRPRPPRHHPPPPSSPPANIPPPPPPPPPPPTAIPNGPVTTKPDPPACTYLVNGDIGKSPIKQIISTSPPKPAVENTTPRPKAAVAPGLAFNPRSDLLQAIREGITLRHVKKIEQKEVDRACVPHDVASILARRLAVEFSDSDSASESEYDSEGWGEQETSA; the protein is encoded by the exons ATGCCGCTGCCGAAGCGCGTGGTGGAGCCGGTGCACGTCTCCCGGGGCACCATCCCGGACGACTTCCCCCTGCCCTCGGAGCTGGAGGCGGTGACCAACGGCACGCTGGCCAACACGGTGCGGCAGCTGTCCAGCCTGAGCCGGCACGCGGAGGACCTGTTCGGGGAGCTGGCGCGCGAGGCGCACGGCCTGGTGGCCCGGGCCAGCGGCCTGCAGGCGCGCATCGACCGCCTGGCCGTCAAGGTCACCCAGCTCGACAGCAACGTGGAGGAGG TGTCCCTGCAAGACATCCACATGCGGAAAGCGTTCAAGAGCGCGGTGGTGTTCGACCAGCAAGTGGTGTCCCGGGACACCATGCCGACCGCCATGCTGGAGATGTACCAGACGTGCGACAAGCCCCCGCCTCTCGACAAGCTCAACTGCTACCGCGAGGACGGGAAGGACGGCCTGAAGTTCTACACAGACGCCAATTACTTCTTTGAGCTGTGGAGGCAAGAGATGATCAAGGACACGGAGCGGATGATGATCGACAGGGGGAAGAAG CCTCACCGGACCCGAGCGGAAGGGGGCGGAGGCCGGCACAAGAAGCGGGTGCGACAGCCCCAGAACACGAGGGAGCACCAGCGACAGCTGGCAGTGCGGCATGGGGAGTACATCATGCCACAGAACATCCACTACCGGACTCCTCAG AACATGATCGTGGTGGACGACGGCCTGGTGCCGGTGGGCATGGTGCAGACGGACCAGCGGCCCCCGAGGCCCAGCAGCATCGAGCTGCGACGCAGCTACCCGGAGGAGGGCCAGTGCCCCTGCGCCCTGCCGGCCGCCGTCTACAGCCCCCGGCACGCTGCTCCCCTCAGCCCCACTGACCCCTCGCACTACAG GGCGACGGGCTACGACGACAGCTTGTACCAGGCccagcagctgcagctgcagcagcagcagatcTATGCGGCGGCCCAGGGCATGACGCTGGTGGACGGCTACCCCACGCCCAACAACCTGACCCCCAGTCGCAGCAGTGCTGCCCGCATCGCCTCCCAGCGGCCGACTCAGCCCCCTCCCGCTCCGCCCAGCAACAACTCCAGCAACAG CACCCCGACAATGTCGTCGACAAACGGCACACCCACTCGAAGCAGGTCGATGAGCACCGGGCGGGAGACGCTGCCtccgcccccaccgccccccgtGGAGACCATGAACGGCCCTCTGCCCCCTCACCTGAGGCAGAGCCGCGAGGCCAGCCCTGCGCATTCCACCCCCACTCCGCCCTCCACCCAGACACCAGAGCCACCTCCCGTGGACCTGCCCCCGCCCCCGCCGACACCGGAG AGCCGCCCCCGGCCGCCCCGTCACCACCCCCCTCCGCCCAGCTCCCCTCCTGCCAACATCccgccgccccctccgcccccgccccctccccccaccgCCATCCCCAACGGCCCGGTCACCACCAAGCCGGATCCCCCGGCGTGCACCTATCTCGTCAACGGAGACATCGGCAAGTCTCCGATCAAACAG ATCATATCCACCTCACCACCCAAACCTGCCGTCGAGAACACAACGCCCCGGCCGAAGGCAGCAGTTGCACCCGGACTGGCATTCAACCCGAGAAGTGATTTGCTGCAGGCTATTCGAGAAG